The following is a genomic window from Citrifermentans bemidjiense Bem.
GCAGGCGTCCGCGGTATTACGGCCCCCCTGCCGCAAACAGGGGGGCCGTGCCGTTTCTCACCGGGTCATCCCCATAAAACATTCACGACAGACAAGGAGTCGCCCATGTTCCTCGCCCGAGACAAAAACAACGATCTCTACCTCTTCGACAAGCTTCCCATCAAGGGTTCCGAATGCTGGTGGGCCGAGACCGGCGTGGACGGGACCTACCTGCGCCTCGACAAGTCCCTGTACCCGGAAGTCACCTGGGAAAGCGAGCCTGTCGCGGCCGAGCTGGTTGTGTCGAAGGGATAGCAGTTGGGGCTGGTTGGCCGGAGGCTCAGCCGAGCCGGATGGCGGGCTTGATGTTGTCGGGGGTGTAGCTTGTAGCCGCAGCCCATCCCTTACCCGGCACCAGCACGGGTTCCAGCCGGCAGGCTATGTACCCGATGAGGTTCGCGGGTTCGGGAACGTCCGGGGCGATGGTGACGATGCGAAAGCCGACGAAGTCCCCTTCTCTGGGGTAGGACTTCGATTCCTTGAGGGTGCAGCTCCAGATCTTCATGGCCCCATGAGGCCCGGCGATGCTGATCAGGAAGGTGCGCTCGCCGTCGCGTCCAAGCCCGGCATCTTCCTCGACGAGGGCCGGGACCAATCCCCCTATGAGCGGCGTGTATCCGATCGAGCAGGCATGCGCGAACGCGGAGGCGTTATCCTCGAAGACGAGATTCTCCTGTTTTTTGCGGAACCAGTTGAACATGGGTCACCCTCAAATGGAATGCGAGACTATACCGGCTTTTCCAGGGCTGCAGCAGGAAAAACGGGGGATTTATCGCACACAGTTAACGGAAGATCATAGCTACCAGGAACTAAAAAGGGAAAGGCGAGTTGACCCGTCTTTCCCTTTTTTTGCTGCAGCGAGGATTTGAAGCTCTTAGGCGGTTTTTTCCGCCTCGGCCTTGGCCGCCTGTGCCGCAGGCGCGGCTGCCGCCCCCTCCACCTTGACTCTGAGCTCCTCCGCAGCCTTGGCCTGCTCGTCTTCCGCCTTGCGCTTCGCCTCGGCGAGCTTGGCCAGGTGCTCCTTCTCCTCTTCCGTCCTGCTGTCGGCCTCGATGGTCTGCTTGAAGTCGTCGGTCGCCTTCTTGAACTCGGCAAGCCCTTTGCCAAGCGACTTGGCAAGGTCAGGGAGCTTCTGAGGGCCTATGACTATCAGGGCGATTACCAAAATAATGACCAGCTCAGGCATCCCTATTCCGAACATTCTATCTACCTCGCTTGATTTGCTGTTTAAACACGCGCTGTACTTAGGAAAATTTCAAAAAATAATAGAGGTTTTACCCTCCGGTGTCAAGCGTGCTAATCTGCACCCTTAATTGGTTTGACATGAACCTTAACATTGTCTACTATCGGTGCTGTTTACCATATGTATTCCCAATGAACTAGTTTTGGCGGTGATGAATATGACGCAGGAAACTTTAAAAGCAGATATTAAAGCGCTTCTCAAAGAGCGCAATGCTGTACTTCTCGCTCACAACTACATGCGTGACGAGGTGCAGGAAATAGCAGACATAACCGGCGACTCGCTGGCGCTTTCCATAGAAGCGGCAAAGACAGATGCGGAGGTGATCGTATTCTGCGGCGTCCACTTCATGGCCGAATCCGCCTCCATCCTGGCTCCTGAAAAAACGGTTCTCCTCCCCCGCCTCGACGCGGGATGCCCCATGGCCGACATGGTTTCGGTCGAGGCCCTCAGGGAAATGAAGGCGAAGCTCCCCGGCGTGCCGGTGGTCACCTACGTGAACTCTTCCGCCGCGGTCAAGGCCGAAAGCGACATCTGCTGCACCTCCGCGAACGCCGTGAAAGTGGTCCAGTCGATGAGCGAAAAGGAGATAATCTTCGCCCCGGACCGCAACTTGGGGAGCTACATCGCCCGCTTCACCGACAAGAAGTTCCACCTCTGGGAAGGGTACTGCCCGACCCACGAGCGGCTCAGGCCCGAGGTGGTCAAGGAGCTGAAACAGGCTAACCCCGACGCCCCCTTCGTCTGCCATCCCGAATGCAACCCCAAGGTGGTCGAACTGGCAGACCATGTCTGCTCCACCACCGGGATGTACGACTACTGCAAGAAGAGCGGCGCCAAGCGCTTCATCATCGGCACCGAGGCGGGAATACTGTGGCGGCTCAAGCGTGAGAACCCGGACAAGGAGTTCATCCTCGCCTCCCCGGCGCTCATCTGCCCCAACATGAAGCTCACCTCCCTGGAGGACGTCTTCGAGGCGCTGCAGCAGATGAAGCCCGTGGTCAAGGTCCCGGAAGATATCCGCATCCCCGCCAAGCGCGCACTGGACCGGATGCTCGCCATCCCGAGAGATTAGCCGGCAGCCCCAGAGCACCAGACTTCCCATAAACGACAGGAGCCCCATATGATCCGACCGTTCAAGGGTATCGCCCCCAAGATAGATCCCTCCGCGTTCATAGCCGAAACCGCCGTCATCATAGGCGAGGTCAGCATCGGCAGGGAAGCCAGCATCTGGTACAACTGCGTGGTCCGCGGGGACGTCAACTTCATCAGCATCGGGGACCGGACCAACATACAGGACCTCTCCATGCTGCACGTGACCCACAAGAAGAACCCGGAGGACCCCGGGGCGCCGCTCATCATCGGCAACGACGTCACCGTCGGCCACAGCGTGACCCTGCACGGCTGCACCATCGAGGACGGCGCCTTCGTGGGGATGCAGGCGATCATCATGGACAAGGTCTTGGTCGGCAAGGGGGCCCTGGTCGGCGCGCGCGCCCTGGTTACCGAGGGGACCGTCATCCCCCCCGGCACCCTCTGGGTCGGGTCCCCAGCGAAGTACAAGCGGGACTTAACCGAGAGCGAGATCGCCTGGCTCGCCCGCTCCGCCGGGAACTACGTCAGGTACTCCCGCGAGTACATGGAAGATATCGGCTAGGCGCGGCGCCACCAGCCTCCCCGGCCAAGCAGCAAGGAATCTGTGAAAGACACGCTGGACAAAGAACAGACGCGGGCGGCGCTTCTGGAACTCTTCGAGACGCTCTTAAGCCGCTACGGCGCGCTTAACTGGTGGCCCGCCGACACCCCCTTCGAGGTCTGCGTCGGCGCCATCCTGACCCAGAACACCAACTGGCTCAACGTTGAAAAGGCAATAGTAAACCTGAAACGAGAGGGGCTCCTCTCGGCAGAGGCGCTCCGGGAGATCGATGAGGGGCGGCTGGCCGAGTTGATACGCCCCTCTGGCTTTTTCAACGTGAAGAGCGCGAGGCTGAAAGGGTTTGTCGGCTGGCTTTTCGAGCGCTACGGCTCCCTGGACGCCATGTTCCAGGGGGACTGGATCGGCCTTCGGGAGGAACTGTCCGCGGTGCGCGGCATCGGGCCCGAGACCTGCGACTCGATCCTTCTCTACGCGGGGGGAAAGCCTTCCTTCGTGGTCGACGCCTATACCAGGCGTCTCTTCTCAAGGCTCGGGCTCATGCGGGAAGAGGACGACTACCACCGGGTGCGCGCCCTTTTCATGGATCATCTTCCGGCCGAGGTGCCCCTATTCAACGAGTACCACGCCCTGATCGTCGAGCAGTGCAAGCGGCACTGCCGCAAGAAGCCGCTGTGCGACGGCTGCCCGCTCACCCGCTTTTGCACCTTCCTCGCGGCAGGCCGCCCTTGACCCTGACCCTGACCCTGACCCTGACCCTTACCCAGCACCCACAGGACCTATAGATGAGATTCTTCGCCAACCTGTTCCTGCTCCTGTTCATCGCCGACGGGAGCCTTTCGCTTTTGGACGAACTGGCCTCGCTCCTATTCCCGCTGGTCCCCCTTTCCGGGCTGCGCGGCTTTCTGGCCAACGCCGTCATACTGATCGCGATACCGCTCTACCTGGGCCTCGGCATCGACCGGCGGCTGCCCAAACGGCTCTTCCTACCCCTGATCCTGTTCGTATTCTGGTGCCCGCTCTCCATCTGGTTCTTCCCCGCCCTCGGCGCCTTCAAGCTGTACGGCCTGATCATGGCGGCGCTGCAGGTAGGGCTCGGCACCTTCCTCATCTCCCGGTTCAATGAGAACCCGGCGGCGCCGCTTACCCTTCCCCCCACGCTCTTCGAGGCGCCTTACTTCGACCTGCGCAACACACTGGTGTTCGTCGGCGTGAACATCTTCGTCCTCCCGCTGGCCCTGGCGACGGCGGCGCTCTTCGCGGCCAACTCCTACGCCACCGAGGCCACCGGCGGCTTCATGAACGTGTCCCCCCGGGGTCTCTACATGAGCGAGCGCACCTACCGGCGCGGCGACCGCACCGTCAAACTCGCAGCCATGATCCACATCGGCGAGAAGGATTATTACGACGAGGTGGCGCGGCTGGTTCCTGCGGGGAACACCATAGTGCTGGCCGAAGGGGTCACCGACGAGAAGGGAAAGCTCAAAAACAAGTTCGATTACCACCAGGTGGCGAACCTGCTGGGGCTCGCCTCGCAGGAAAAGCTCCTCTTCAAGGGGAGGATGATCGAACCCAACGAGCTGCAAACCCCGGGGAAGCCGGAGGGAAAGGCACAGGCGGGGCCGGATATCCTGCGGGCGGACGTGGACCTGAGCGCCTTCCGCCCGGAGACCATGATGCTTCTGGACGCCATGGGGAAGCACTTGCGCGAGAACCCTTCCGCCCTCGACGGCCTGCTGAAGCTGAACCGGTGGGCGGAGAAAAACATCACGCCCGCCATGTACGCCGTGATCATGGACGACATCCTGCAGCGCAGGAACAAGGTGGTGGTTCAGTACCTGGACCAGGCGCTGAAGCGCTACCAGACCGTGGTGATCCCCTGGGGCGCCCTGCACATGAAAGGTATCGAAGCAGAGGTTCTAGCGCGCGGGTTCGTGCTGCAAGGGGAACAAAAGCGGCTGAGCGTCGACTTCAAGCGCGTGGCGTTACACAATTAGAGTACGTTCAGACCCTAGCACTATTGGAATAACAAAGTTTCTCGCACTGCATGTAACACATGCAGACCGCCAAATAGTGATTTCTGAACATCTGTCAGTCGCTCTGCTAGTGTTACAGCCTTTACACTTGACTTTGTAAACAAAACAATGCTAATTGCATGACCTCTTTTCCTATGCTCACGTTTTGATTAACGCATGCAAGGCCGCGGAGGTTGCATGGCGAGACACAAGATAACCGCTCCCGGTCTTGCTGCCGGCATCGTACATAGAGAAAGGCTGTTCCAGGTTTTGGACCATGCCGATAAACCTGTGCGCTGGATTTCCGGTCCCGGCGGCTCCGGCAAGACCACCCTGGTCTCCAGCTACCTCGAAACCCGCGGCATCCCAGCCCTGTGGTACCAGGCAGACCAAAGCGACTCCGACCCGGCCACCTTCTTCTATTACATGGGTCTGGCGTTTCAGGACTCTGTTTCACCCGACCGCGAACCGCTGCCACTTCTCACCCCCGAATACCTTGCCGGCCTCAAGACCTTCTCTCGCCGTTACTTCCAACAACTCTTCGCACAACTGCCGGCACCTTACGCCATAGTCATTGATAACTACCAGGAGATCCCGGCTGGTTCCCCGTTTCACGAACTGATAGCGGAGGGACTGGCGCAATGTCCGGACGGGATCACCGTGATAGCCACAAGCAGGGAAGAGCCGCCTGCGGTGTTGACCGTGAACGAAACAGCGGCACGTTTCGCTTTCCTCGGCTGGAGCGACCTCCGGTTTTCCTTCGACGAGGCCAGGGAGTTCGCCGGGACACAGACTTCAAGCCACATTGAGACCGAAGCGCTGGCGAGCCTTTACGCCAAGACGGACGGGTGGATAGCCGGGCTGCTCCTGATCCTGGAGAGCCTCGACGGCGGCACCCTCGACCAAAAGCTGCTGCAAGAACTTCCTCTCGACAAGGTGTTCGTGTACTTCGCCGACAAGATCTTCGAAGCGCGAGACGGCGAGCTGCAAAACTTCCTGCTGAAGACCGCTCTGGTCCCGGGAATCACGGCGCAGATGGCCGAGCGTTTGACCGGCATCGGCAGTTCCGAGCAGATCCTCTCCCGGCTCTGCCGCAACCGTTTCTTTACCGCGAAGTCCTCGCCGGCAGACCCCGTCTACCAGTACCATCCACTTTTCAGAGAGTTCCTCGTTGCGCGTGCGGAGGGAACCCTTCCTGCCGCCGAGCTGAGGGAAATCAGGCGGCAGGCCGCCTCCCTGCTTAAGGGCGCGGATCGAGCCGAGGACGCGGCAGGCCTGCTCACCGAGGCTTCGGACTGGGACGGCGTTGCGGAGCTGATCCTCGATTGCGCGCCGCTGCTTGCTGCGGAAGGAAGAAGCGAGACGGTTCGTGGCTGGCTTGAGAGCGTACCTGCCGAGAGCGTGGCAGTAAACCCAGGCCTGCTCTACTGGAAAGGGGTATGCCTGCTGCTTCATTCGCCTCCTGCAAGCAGGGTCTGTTTCCGTGAGGCCTACGATCTATACCGCCTGGCCGACGACCGGGTCGGCATGCTCCTCTCCTGGTCCGGCGGCGCGGAAGCATCGCTTTACGACAGGGAGTTCACCCCGCTGGACCAGTGGCTCGCCCTGCTGGAAGAGATGCGGATCGAGGAAGGGGACATTCCCTCGCGACAGCTTGAGGAGCAGATGGCCATGAGCATCTTCAACGCCATGGCTTTCAGGCAGCCGCACCACCGCGACATCTCCAAGTGGCGCGAGCGCGCCCTTTCCCTGGTGCGCGGCTGCGCCGACATCAACCTGCGTCTGCAGTCGGCAATCCATCTGGTCGTCCACGATCTCTGGAACGGGAACTTCGGCAGGGCGAGCGTACTGCTGGAGCAGACCTTGGCAATGGCCAGCACGGGCAAGCCCTCCCCGATGACCCGGATCACCATAATGAATGCGCAGGTGCTCAACTGCTATTTCACCGGGGCATGGGCTTCGGGGGTCGCGGTCGCCTTCGATGCACTGAGGATGGCGGACGAGACGGGGGTCCACGTCTGGGACATCCAACTCATGGGAAACGGCGCCGGCTGCGCGCTTTGCAGGGGAGACTCCGCCACGGCGGATGAGCTGCTGAACGCGATGCGCGACCGGTTGCAATGGGGCGTAAGGCTCGATATCGGCCAATACCATGGGCTGCGTGGATGGCAGGAGAGTCTGGCAAGACGTTTCCAGGCAGCGATCCCGCACCTGGAACTCTCCTTGGAATCCCTCCAGGGGACGGGTTTCCTGGCGCCGGAAGCGGTGATGCTCATAACCCTGGCCGACAACCTCCGGATGACCGGAAATCCGACCCGGGCAGAGGCATGCCTTAGCCGTGCCTGTGACATCGCCCGCGGTATGGGGAGCGGGTACCTTGAGTTCCTTTGCCTTCTGAACAGCGCCGAACTTGCGCTGGATGCTGAAGACGACGTGCAGGGCGATATGCTGCTGCGCCGGGCGATGGCCCTTGGCAGTGCCGGAGGGTACCTGAACGGCTGGTGCTGGCGCCCCGATGCCCTGGTGCGGCTATGCACCAAGGCATTGGAGAACGACGTAGAGGCTGCTTACGTAACCCGGCTGGTGCGCCATTGGGCGCTGGCGCCGGAGACGCCGCCGCAGCATCTGGACAACTGGCCCTGGCAGTTCCAGATCCTCACCCTGGGGGGCTTTCAGCTGATCCGGGGAAACGAGCCCCTGATCCTTGCCGGTAAATCGCGAAAGCCGCTGGAACTGTTGAAAGCTCTGGTGGCCTTCGGCGGCAGCAACGTGCCCCTGGAGCGGCTTACCGATGCGCTTTGGCCCGAAACCGACGGCGACCTGGCCCAGCGCTCCTTCGACACGACCCTGCATCGGCTCCGAAAGTTGCTGGCAGATGAAAAGGTACTCCAACTCCAGGCGGGAAAGCTTTCCATCAACCCCAGGTACTGCTGGATCGACACCTGGGCCTTCGAGCGCCGATGCGGCGAGATAGATGCCGCATTGAACCTCCCTCTTGCTTTCGAGAAAGGTGCGGCCCTGTACCAGGGAAGCTTCCTCCTCGACGATGCATCCCTGGCCTGGACCGCACCGATGCGGGACCAGATGCGCAACCGGCTGCGCCAACTAGTCGGCAGGGCGGGGGGATATTTCGAGGGACTTGAGCGATGGGATCTGGCTGTCACCTGGTACGACAAAGGGATAAAGCTCGATCCGGTTGCCGAAGAATTGCACCAAAGGCTCATGGTCTGCTACCGGCAGCAGGGACAGATGTCGCTGGCGATCAAGACCTATCTCAACTGCCGCTCGATGCTCTCCACCGAACTTGGGATAGCACCCTCGGCGCACACTGAAGAGATATATCGAAGCTTGACCGTAGGCCAGTAGAGATCCGCCCCTCCTCTCAACATTTTTCCTCCACCTGTAAGTCTTCTGTAAGCCGCTCTCCATTACCATCCCCGCAATAAGGGGCAAGGAAATGAACCTGTTTAGAAGGTATGGCGGGTTCCATTCAGTTCATCAGGAATACGTGACTGGAGCAGAGGATGTTGCGGAAATAGTCATCCTCGATGAAACACATCAGTAAACCTCCCAACATAGAAGTTACCCATATAGAAAATAAATCTTCGCTATCTATAACAGGTAATATATTTCTCATATATAGTAAACCGTCAACACCCTCAATAACATATGTAGAACAACGAGATAAAGACCCTATCTTGGTTGATGTTCATTCGATTCCTCAGGGTTGCAGTAAGGGAAGGAAAACATGAGAACGAATATAGACAAAGTCCTGCTATGTTTCTTTATTGCAATGGTGCTTAGTGTTATGGGTTGTGGAGGCAGCAGTTCGACAACCCCTGCAGCGACTACTGCTACCGGCAAGTTCATAGATGCTCCGGTTGAGGGACTAAAATACGTCTCTGGAGGACAAAATGGATTTACCGGACCTAACGGAGAATTTACTTACGAGGTTGGACAATCGGTTTCTTTTTCTGTTGGTGGCGTAGTTGTCGGCCGAGCGGCTGGTGCCAGCATTATTACTCCGATTGAGTTGGTAAAGACAGCGGCTCCAGGAACTACAGTTACGGCCAGCACGCCTGCTGTTGTACAGATTGCTAGATTTCTTTTGACTGCTAGCAGCTTGACTTCAACAGGTATTAAAATAGATCCTGCAGTAACAACAGCAAGTTCATCACAAAACATCAATCTATCAACCGCTTCCGATTTAACCTTCACAACATTTATCAACCAAATTGCAGCGGCGGCTGGGAGCCGTACAGTGACTACTACAACCGATGCTCAGGCCCACATCACCGCTAGCGTCAATGGTCTTGCTTCCGGGACCATTGTTTTGCCTCCCGCATCATCTACTGGTGGCGGCAATACTCCACCGAACACAGCACCAGGCTCCGCTAAATCAACAGTGACAAAAACTTCTGCTTTACCTGTTGGTAACACTGATTGTCCATTTGGCGGGATCATAGTTACATCAGGCATTGACACAAATGGCAATGGTGTTCTCGACGTATCAGAAGTGAGTTCATCTCAAGCGGTTTGTAACGGTGCTACTGGTGCTACTGGTGCTACTGGTGCTACTGGTGCTACTGGTGCTACTGGTGCTACCGGGCCACAGGGCGGTACGACTGGCATGTTTGTGGGGGCAACTGCCGTTGTCTGCCATAATTTGAGTCAGTGTGCTTGTTCTGGAGCGCAAGTAGTTAAGGCGCTTGGCGGTATGTGGTGTGACGGATCTGCGGCAATTAAAGAGTCGGCGATAGTGCAGAACAATCCAAGTGCATGGGAAGGAATTTGTATAGATCTGGTTACCACTACTTCGTTTGCTCCTTCAGGGATAGTTATTTCTTGCGTAGATCCCTAAATCAAACGTGGTGAATGTTTTTTAAACACAGAAAGACATTCACACGAGACCTTTCAAACTAACAAAAACGTCGTTGGGCCATTTATTACAAGGCTTAACGGCGTTTTTGTTAGAAGATCGGAGCGAACGCTGGCTTATAAAGAAAAAAAGGACAGTATCTTTACCGACGGAACCGCATCCTGTCACATTTCCCTCCAGCTGTAAGCCTTCTGTAAGCCCCCCTCCATTATCATCCCCGCAATAAGGGGCGGGAACGAAGATGCTCGCGTCGAAAAGCGGTTGCCTCCTGGCGGACAGGGGGCGTTTTCCGGCAGCAGGAGCTTCGGACCACGTGATCGAGTCGGCCATTACAGCACAGGAGAGTGAAATGAGAAGAAGTTGGTTCATCATGTTGGCGTTTTGTATGGTCTTTATGTTCAACCTGGCGGGATGCGGCGGAGGGAGCAGCAGCGCACCGCAGAAGACGGCCATTTCGGGGACGGTGACCTTCCCCTCGGCAAATGGAGCAGCAAAGGTTGCCGCAGCAGCGGCGACCACTGCGACCGCTCCAACCCTGGAAGTCAGGGACCTCAACGGGACCCTGATAAAGAGTGTTCCTTTGACCCTCCAGACCGGCACGGTCAACACCTACAGCTATCCGGCAATAGAGGTGGAACCAGGCAAGGACTACGTCCTCAAAGCTGTCGACGGCCAAAGGGTGCTGCGCGCCCTGGTGGACAAGGCAGCCCTGTCCGGCGCGTCCGCAACGAAGAACGTCAACAACGTCACGACGACTGCGCTCATCGTGGTGGAAAAGGCGCTCAATCTGACCGCAGGGACCCTGGGCGCGACGGCTACGGCGGCCCAGGTGCAGACTGCATCGGCCGCCCTGGCCCTGACCTCCCCCCCGGCAACCATCGAGAGCAACATAACCGCGGCGATAGCCGCATGCACCTCGGCTACGGGGACCGCGAATGCGGCTCAAGCGCAGCTTGCTTCCCTTGCCAGCATTGTGACCGCTGCCGTCAGCAGCAATGTAGATCCCAGCGCCTTCGTGGCAGGCACTTCAACCGCCACTGCGGTCGACGCGGTCACCTACACGGTTTCCGGCAGCACCGCCACCGCCAGCTCCGCCCCGGTCTCCAGCAATATCGCCGGCACCTTCGTCACAGTTGCAGCCGAGATCCTGCCGAGCATTTCCAGCGCCGGCGCCACGTCCTTCACGGTCGGTTCCGCCGGCAGCTTCGCCATCACCGGGACCGGCACCATGAGCGTCTCGGGCACGCTCCCTTCGGGCGTCACCTTTGACGCCGCCACGGGGCGTCTGAGCGGCACGCCGGCCGCGGGAAGCACCGGGGCCTACCTGCTCACGGTCACCGCCACCAGCAACAGCCTCACCGCGACCCAAAAATTCACCCTTACCGTCAACCCGATCCCCTCGTCCCTCGCCTTCACCACAGCCATGCTCTCCGGGAAGACCTTCACCGAGGGGACCTCGAACACCCTGGTGTTCAACGCAAACGGAACGCTCACCGCAAGCGACACCAAGGACGCCTTGACCTGGAGCGTCAACTCCGCCGGGCAGGTCGTGGTGCACAACACCGTCACCAACATCAACACCACAGTCACCGCGCTCTCCGGCAGCATCTCCACCGGCCTGGCGGTTTCCTTGGCCCACTCCGACGGCACGACCGAATCCACCACGCTCACCCTCTATGTGCCGCCTGCTCAAACCACCGGCTTCACCGCGGCCATGCTTTCCGGCAAGACCTTCATCGAGGGGACCGTGAACACCCTGGTGTTCAACGCCAACGGAACGCTCATCGCAAGCGACACCCCGGACGCCTTGACCTGGAGCGTCAATTCCTCCGGCCAGGTCGTGGTACACAATTCCGTCACCAATATCAGCACCACGGTCACCGCGCTTTCCGGCAACCTTTCCACCGGCTTGGCAGTTTCCCTGGTTGACTCCAATGGCCCGACCGCATCCACGACGTTGACCCTGTATGTGGCCCCCACCCCGGTTACCGCCTTCACCACCGCCATGCTTTCCGGCAAGACCTTCACCGAAGGGACCGTTAACACGCTGGCGTTCAACGCGAACGGAACACTGGTGGCAAGCGACACCACGGATGCCTTAACCTGGAGCGTCAACTCCTCCGGTCAGCTCGTGGTGCACAATTCCGTCACCAACATCAACACCACGGCCACTGTGGTTTCCGGCAACCTTACCACCGGCTTGACCGTTTCCCTGGTGGATTCCAATGGCCCAACCGCATCCACCACCTTCACCCTGCGGCCGTAACGACGGTCCAGAAAGCAGCAGCGTAGAGCCAGCCGCCCCTCTTACCGAGGGGCGGCTTTTTTAGTCCTCCACCCCACAGAGCACGTCCAGGAAGTTCTTCAGTATCCGCGCCGTAAGCCCCCAGATCTCGTCATCTCCGTAGCGGTAGAAGTACATGGGGAAGTCCTTCCTCCCCTTGTAGTCCCAGTACTCCATCCGGAAAAACTCGGGCTTCTCGAAATGGGAAAGCGGCACCTCGATGAGGCGCTCTATCTCGGCGTCGTTGACGGTGAGTGTGTAGTTAGCGGGGAAGACGCCGACTACGGGCGTCACCAGGTA
Proteins encoded in this region:
- a CDS encoding beta strand repeat-containing protein, translating into MRRSWFIMLAFCMVFMFNLAGCGGGSSSAPQKTAISGTVTFPSANGAAKVAAAAATTATAPTLEVRDLNGTLIKSVPLTLQTGTVNTYSYPAIEVEPGKDYVLKAVDGQRVLRALVDKAALSGASATKNVNNVTTTALIVVEKALNLTAGTLGATATAAQVQTASAALALTSPPATIESNITAAIAACTSATGTANAAQAQLASLASIVTAAVSSNVDPSAFVAGTSTATAVDAVTYTVSGSTATASSAPVSSNIAGTFVTVAAEILPSISSAGATSFTVGSAGSFAITGTGTMSVSGTLPSGVTFDAATGRLSGTPAAGSTGAYLLTVTATSNSLTATQKFTLTVNPIPSSLAFTTAMLSGKTFTEGTSNTLVFNANGTLTASDTKDALTWSVNSAGQVVVHNTVTNINTTVTALSGSISTGLAVSLAHSDGTTESTTLTLYVPPAQTTGFTAAMLSGKTFIEGTVNTLVFNANGTLIASDTPDALTWSVNSSGQVVVHNSVTNISTTVTALSGNLSTGLAVSLVDSNGPTASTTLTLYVAPTPVTAFTTAMLSGKTFTEGTVNTLAFNANGTLVASDTTDALTWSVNSSGQLVVHNSVTNINTTATVVSGNLTTGLTVSLVDSNGPTASTTFTLRP